A single window of Vibrio sp. HB236076 DNA harbors:
- the recF gene encoding DNA replication/repair protein RecF, whose translation MAIKRLLIQQFRNIKACDLSPSSGFNFLIGPNGSGKTSVLEAIYLLGHGRSFKSNLTSRIIAHHSDELFIHGRLSMQNDWSTVEQSSVETDSSSSPVAERDVMAVNEPMPKHAMSSEASEEMSDDASLVVGDESKNNRALWSDSALMATPSSVEMPIGLNKKRDGSTLIKISGQSGQKMAQLAEVLPLQLIHTEGFELVTEGPKLRRAFIDWGVFHTQPQFFDTWGRFKRLNKQRNALLKNARSYRELSYWDRELAELAEQISQWRARYLEAFIPQALTLCEGFLPEYEMSFSYSRGWDKDTDYAELLADNFERDQNMGYTVSGPNKADLRIKANGTPAEDILSRGQLKLLVCALRVAQGQHLSSVTEKRCIYLIDDFASELDSTRRQRLAECFKQMQTQVFVSSITQAQISDMIMPNSKMFYVEHGTIEQG comes from the coding sequence ATGGCGATAAAACGACTCCTCATTCAGCAATTTCGCAACATTAAAGCCTGTGATCTCAGCCCATCATCAGGCTTTAACTTTCTTATCGGCCCTAATGGCAGTGGCAAAACCAGTGTCCTAGAGGCCATATATTTGCTCGGTCACGGACGCTCATTTAAAAGCAACTTAACCAGCCGTATCATTGCTCATCACAGTGATGAGCTGTTTATTCATGGCCGTTTATCGATGCAAAACGATTGGTCTACGGTAGAACAATCCTCGGTAGAGACTGACTCATCGAGCAGCCCAGTGGCAGAGCGCGATGTGATGGCGGTTAACGAGCCAATGCCAAAGCACGCTATGTCTTCTGAAGCGTCAGAGGAAATGAGTGACGATGCAAGCTTGGTTGTCGGTGATGAGAGCAAAAATAATCGGGCGCTGTGGTCTGATTCGGCGTTGATGGCGACGCCTTCGTCAGTCGAAATGCCCATTGGCCTGAATAAAAAAAGAGATGGCAGTACCTTGATCAAAATCAGCGGTCAATCTGGGCAGAAAATGGCCCAGTTAGCGGAAGTGTTGCCGCTGCAACTCATTCATACCGAAGGCTTTGAGTTGGTGACTGAAGGGCCTAAGTTACGACGCGCTTTTATCGATTGGGGGGTCTTTCACACCCAACCCCAATTTTTTGATACTTGGGGGCGTTTTAAGCGCCTCAACAAACAGCGCAACGCGTTGCTCAAAAATGCGCGTAGCTATCGCGAACTCAGTTACTGGGATCGCGAATTGGCGGAATTGGCCGAACAAATTAGTCAATGGCGAGCTAGGTATCTCGAGGCGTTTATTCCACAAGCGTTAACCTTGTGCGAAGGGTTCTTACCCGAATACGAAATGAGCTTTTCCTATTCTCGTGGTTGGGATAAAGACACCGACTACGCCGAGCTATTGGCGGATAATTTCGAACGCGATCAAAATATGGGTTACACGGTGAGCGGTCCGAATAAAGCGGATTTACGCATCAAAGCCAACGGTACCCCAGCAGAAGATATTTTATCGCGTGGGCAATTAAAATTACTGGTCTGCGCCTTGCGCGTGGCCCAAGGACAACATTTAAGCAGTGTGACTGAAAAGCGCTGCATATATTTAATCGATGATTTTGCTTCTGAGCTCGACAGCACTCGACGCCAGCGTTTAGCCGAGTGTTTTAAACAGATGCAAACTCAAGTTTTTGTTAGCTCTATTACCCAAGCGCAAATTTCTGACATGATCATGCCAAATAGCAAGATGTTTTATGTCGAACATGGCACAATAGAGCAAGGATAA
- the dnaA gene encoding chromosomal replication initiator protein DnaA: MSSSLWLQCLQQLQEELPATEFSMWVRPLQAELNDNTLTLFAPNRFVLDWVRDKYLHSINRMLQDHCGHDIPNLRFEVGSRPVAAQPKPQRTPADVAAESSAPAQLQARKPIHKTWESDVPVAADLNHRSNVNPKHKFVNFVEGKSNQLGLAAARQVSDNPGAAYNPLFLYGGTGLGKTHLLHAVGNAIVDNKPNAKVVYMHSERFVQDMVKALQNNAIEEFKRYYRSVDALLIDDIQFFANKERSQEEFFHTFNALLEGNQQIILTSDRYPKEINGVEDRLKSRFGWGLTVAIEPPELETRVAILMKKAEDHQIHLADEVAFFIAKRLRSNVRELEGALNRVIANANFTGRAITIDFVREALRDLLALQEKLVTIDNIQKTVAEYYKIKVADLLSKRRSRSVARPRQLAMALAKELTNHSLPEIGDAFGGRDHTTVLHACRKIEQLREESHDIKEDYSNLIRTLSS, from the coding sequence GTGTCGTCTTCGCTTTGGTTGCAGTGCTTGCAACAACTACAAGAAGAGCTACCAGCTACAGAATTTAGTATGTGGGTACGTCCGTTACAAGCGGAGTTAAATGACAATACACTCACCTTGTTTGCACCCAACCGATTTGTTTTGGATTGGGTAAGAGATAAGTACTTACACAGCATCAATCGCATGCTGCAAGACCACTGTGGTCATGACATCCCCAATTTGCGTTTTGAGGTAGGGAGTCGCCCGGTTGCCGCTCAGCCAAAGCCGCAAAGAACGCCCGCCGATGTCGCGGCAGAGTCTTCAGCGCCAGCACAGTTGCAAGCGCGTAAACCGATCCACAAAACGTGGGAAAGCGATGTCCCCGTTGCCGCCGATCTCAATCACCGCTCCAATGTTAACCCCAAACACAAATTCGTTAACTTTGTAGAAGGTAAATCAAACCAATTGGGGTTAGCGGCAGCAAGACAAGTTTCTGATAATCCTGGGGCGGCGTACAATCCTTTATTCCTCTATGGGGGAACCGGCCTAGGTAAAACCCACTTGCTGCACGCCGTTGGCAACGCGATTGTCGACAATAAGCCCAATGCCAAAGTGGTCTACATGCATTCAGAACGCTTCGTGCAAGACATGGTTAAAGCGCTACAAAATAATGCGATTGAAGAATTTAAACGCTACTACCGCAGTGTTGATGCTTTGCTGATCGATGATATTCAATTTTTCGCTAATAAAGAGCGTTCACAGGAAGAGTTCTTCCATACGTTTAATGCCTTGTTAGAAGGCAACCAGCAAATTATTCTTACCTCAGACCGTTACCCCAAAGAGATCAATGGCGTAGAAGACCGTTTGAAATCGCGTTTTGGTTGGGGGTTAACCGTGGCTATTGAGCCTCCTGAGTTGGAGACCCGGGTTGCCATCTTGATGAAAAAAGCGGAAGATCACCAAATTCACTTGGCCGATGAAGTGGCATTTTTTATTGCCAAGCGTTTGCGTTCGAACGTTCGTGAACTCGAAGGTGCACTCAACCGGGTGATCGCAAATGCGAACTTCACCGGTCGAGCGATCACCATTGACTTTGTCCGTGAAGCTCTCCGGGATCTGCTTGCTTTGCAAGAAAAACTCGTCACCATCGACAATATTCAAAAAACGGTGGCAGAGTACTATAAGATAAAAGTGGCGGACTTACTCTCTAAGCGTCGTTCTCGCTCAGTGGCCAGGCCAAGGCAGTTAGCGATGGCATTGGCGAAAGAGTTGACCAACCACAGCTTGCCAGAAATTGGCGATGCGTTTGGCGGCCGCGACCACACCACGGTATTACACGCCTGTCGTAAAATCGAACAGCTGCGTGAAGAAAGCCACGATATTAAAGAAGATTACTCTAACCTTATCCGTACGCTCTCCTCCTAA
- the dnaN gene encoding DNA polymerase III subunit beta — MNFSIERSQLLKPLQQISGVLGGRPTLPILGNILIHVEGNQLSLTATDLEVELIGRLPLSGEVEPGQVTVPSRKFLDICRGLPDDAVIKFSHQDDRVTVRSGRSRFTLSTLPASDFPNIEDWQSDIELVLPQSELRRIIERTQFSMANQDVRYYLNGMLFEVEDNILKSVATDGHRMAVSQTEIDGNFERQQIILPRKGVLELMKLLDAPDQTVTLQIGQSNVRAQVNHFVFTSKLVDGRFPDYRRVLPKNTNKTLLADGESLRQSLARAAILSNEKFRGVRVNLADNQMRVTANNPEQEEAEEVIDVEYQGDPIEIGFNVSYLLDILNSLRCEQVRFSMTDSNASTLVENVADEQCMYVVMPIRL; from the coding sequence ATGAACTTTTCGATTGAACGCAGCCAACTGCTAAAGCCATTACAACAAATTTCTGGTGTTTTGGGCGGACGTCCTACTCTGCCGATTCTGGGCAATATATTGATCCATGTTGAAGGCAACCAGTTGTCTTTAACGGCGACTGATCTCGAGGTCGAACTGATTGGTCGTTTGCCGTTGAGCGGTGAGGTTGAACCTGGTCAAGTGACCGTGCCCTCGCGCAAGTTTCTCGATATTTGTCGCGGCTTGCCCGACGACGCGGTGATTAAATTCTCTCATCAGGACGATCGCGTTACGGTGCGTTCTGGTCGAAGTCGCTTTACTCTCTCGACACTGCCGGCGTCGGATTTCCCCAATATAGAAGATTGGCAAAGTGACATTGAGCTCGTACTGCCTCAATCTGAGTTGCGTCGCATTATTGAAAGAACGCAATTTTCAATGGCGAACCAAGACGTGCGCTACTACCTTAACGGTATGCTGTTTGAAGTTGAAGATAATATTTTAAAATCGGTTGCGACCGATGGCCACCGCATGGCAGTCAGTCAGACTGAGATTGACGGCAACTTTGAGCGTCAACAAATTATTTTGCCAAGAAAAGGCGTGCTCGAGTTAATGAAGTTGCTCGATGCGCCCGATCAAACGGTGACTTTGCAAATTGGTCAATCGAATGTACGCGCTCAGGTCAATCACTTTGTCTTTACCTCAAAACTGGTTGATGGCCGTTTCCCTGATTATCGCCGAGTATTGCCTAAAAATACCAACAAAACTCTGCTAGCTGATGGTGAGAGTTTGCGTCAGTCATTGGCGCGTGCCGCGATTTTATCTAATGAAAAATTTCGCGGGGTACGAGTCAACCTGGCCGATAACCAAATGCGTGTTACGGCAAATAACCCAGAGCAAGAAGAAGCGGAAGAAGTCATCGACGTTGAATACCAAGGCGATCCGATTGAAATTGGCTTCAACGTGAGCTACTTATTGGACATTCTCAACAGTTTGCGTTGCGAGCAAGTGCGTTTTTCAATGACAGACTCGAACGCGAGTACGTTGGTTGAAAACGTCGCTGACGAGCAATGTATGTACGTTGTCATGCCCATTCGTCTGTAA